tgacttgcttggctgGTGGCCGAACATGCTCTCTGAGAATTCGCATGTTCGGGCTCGGCTGATGCGACAACTGGCTCGATAACTGGTTCAAGTGTGTCGAAATCAGTCTCGGCGATAGGCTCCAGCGTCCCTTCAGAAGCCCGAGATGATTCCTCTCGGCTCGTGCCTGCACTATGCCTCGAAGATCCCGGATTTACTGGTCTGACGTCGGTGGCCTTCCCATCCGAGAACGGATCCGAAGCCTCGGGGGTATGAGTTTGGGCATTGCTGCCACTATCCGGGTAATACAGCATCAGTCCCGGCCATCCCCACTCCTCGAAAGGTTCCTCCTGAAAAGGCATCGTGATGCGCTGGGCCGGGTCACGGCAGGCGTTGTCCTCGGTCTGGCTGGACTCCTTAGAATGAATCGCCTGACCGCTGCCCTTTCGCCTTTGTTTGGGGTCATTGAACCTGACAGACTTGCCAACGGCTGTGGACGACTTCCCGGCAGCATCGGGCTCAATGGGATTGGAGGACAAAGGTATGGAGCTCGGTCTCTCTGTGCAGGTCCTCTCTTGCGCGGGTTGAGGCTGTGTATCCGTGATGGGATCATCGTCTTGAGATAAGCTGCCACGCAAGCGAGCAACCATTCTCTTCAGACGCCTAGTGCCATTCTTGGATCGAGGAAGTTTGCCAGTGTCGTGGGCTTGTTGAGcattcgacccagtttcgGTATCGTCAACGAGAGCTACTCCGGCCGAGGAGGATGGCTTATGGGCAGTGTTGGGTCTTGCTTCGGTTGTCGGCTCACCATGTTGTAATTCACTCGAAGCGGCTTCTGGTTGAGATTTCAATGGGTCTTCCTCAGACCCTTGGCGCCGTCGTGGCCAGACAGCACGAGATGAAGCAGGGTTAGGTGTCTCAGACCCAGACCTGAAGACCATTTTGAGACGCCGCATGATTACGTTTGGATAATGTATACGAGAGGAAGAGATGGGGATGAAATAAGAATTAGGATGCCTCGGGATGTGACTTGGCCAAGGTCTTGTCCTCGAGGAAGGAGCTGAGATACACGAGGCAGGGGCGCCTTGACAGCAATCTATAGCCAACAGTCCACCTTGGAATTCCGATAATGCCTTGAATGGACATTCGAATCTTCCAGGTCTGTTTCTGCTCCAGTGCTCGGCCCCCCCTCAAAAAAGCGAAAGAGAGCAGGGTTGGAAACCATGTCATAATCTCTGTACATTCGTAAAGCCCAAAAATCCAAATAATAGCCCAGAACATTAGCCTCGCCGGGCCCATGTGTTCCCAGGCAATTCACAAGTTATCTTCATATTTTTTGTGTTTTCCCTCGAAGAGCCAGAACAGGGCCGATCAAAACGCCGAAACGATGCAAAACTGAATATGTGtgggaggaaaaaaaaaatcattgTCAACTCGAAGCCAATCACGCCTCTTCGTTCTCTCCCTCGAGAAGAATGTAGTGCAAGATATCACTCAGAGTCAGAACGCCCTTGAGTTTGAAATGCTCATCCACAACGACGAGACGGTGCACTCGCGATTTACGAATGGTATCAAAGATAGTATCCAGTCCATCATTCAGTGAACAGGTGTAGATACCCGGGAAACCCTGCGTAGAACGTAAATATCAGAAACCGAGATCACCAACGGAGATTGACATACCGGAGAACGTTTCTTCAGTGCTTCCCCAACTGTGAGACTCAAATCATCGTAGAAACCGCCCTTGATCAAAGTGATAACGTCGACCGACTCAAATACGTTATACACCACGCCTTCCGAGTTCACGATCGGCACACTGGAAATGCTACGCTCGACCAAAATGTGGATGACATCAATGACCGGGGTATCCATCGAAGCCGTAGCAACGTTATCATAGGATCCTAGCAAGAGTTCACCTAGTGGACGCCGTAGCTGCTGCGTATCGGGGACATTGACGGCGACGAACTTCAAGATCCGGTATTGCGTGATGACGCTAAGAACGTGGGGCCGCTCGGTCTGGCTATCGCTAGTGACGAGGGGGATACGGCGGGCGCGCGATTCCAACATGCGCCGACAGGCATCGTAGAGAGGGCGCTCTGGATCGATGGAGACGGTCTCTGGCGGTGCCACGCCTAGCGCTTTTTCAACTTCTGTATACTCCCGTTAGCCGGGTGTACCTGCAGGAAATGCGGCGACCACGGGAGAACCCCACGCACCTCGCAAACTGTCCAGGCGGAATTGATCGATCTGATCCAGCGCAGCGGGGTTCTGAAAATAGTATTGGATGACATTGATGTAGTCGGAGGTGGTCAGAAGACCTGCAAATTTGGAGGCTTTGGAATCCCACAACGGAGCTGAAACGATGCCTGTACCTCCCGATTTCCCGGTTCGCAGTCAGCTGAGGTTCGGCACCTTTGTAGAAAAGGAGGAAGGAATCGCGTAAAGCGTACCGTTTTGAATCAGAATGTTCAGACTCTCCTTGACGGAAAGCGATGTATCGAAGATGATGAGTCGGAAGCTGAGTGGTAGGACATCGTAGGAGTTTCGGGCCTTGaggaaatcgcgaatggcACGCTGTTTGCTGCGTTAGTCAAGATCTGGATATGCCCCAGGAGATCTGGTGACTGGTGAACCCATGCCGAAACACGTTCACAATGTCCGATCCTCCCCCCACATAGTGTTCAACGTCAGATATAAAGAGGGGTTATCTCCCCGCCCatcttttgaaaaaaaaaattgaaaaattgaaaaaaaagcaaaacgGGATACTTACAAGGCCCTGTCGCTCTTCCCGATCGATCGCTCGCTCGGAGGCCATTGGGGGCGTAGGTACGAGGATGAGCTGCACGAAAGGCGCGTGACCAAAGATGAAGGTCCCGAGTCGAGGGTCTTCCGCCTTTCGAGATGTGGGGGAAAGGATCCTACGCAACCAGATTGAAATTTATCGGAGAGATTAAAAGGAGATTAATTGATTAACGAGTGttaatttcctttttttaaCTGTTCATATTAGATTACTAGATGCAATTAATTATTTCTCTATGCGAATGAGAGGGCTGCAAGTACGCGGGCTATACGGGAACATTCCAATGATCCTTGATCAACGATGTACACGACGTAGACATATACCTGGTGATACCGACGTCCGGTTCATCAACAGTGAATCATATCAAGGCGAAGTGTTGAAACTTTCAAAGACTCATGCTAAAGAAAATCTTCCATCTGACCTGGGAGTTGGGGCAGCCACCGACTTTTGGATGTTAAGCACAATGTTCGACAACACATCTCCTCATCAGGGTCAAATTCCATGCAGCTCATAACCATCCATCGTTGTTCTGACCCGTGAAGAGTACCATTAAGAGTACGATCAAGTGCTCATTCTTCTGGAGTCAACCACGCGGATCTTCAATCACCTCGCTGCCAGCCTCGTCCAAAATCTTCTTGTCCACCTCGCGGTAAGCTAGATCCTGTGAGTTACTTAAGACTTCCTCTTTATGGTCTATTTCTTGTCGTTACTCCGTCATGATAAAGAGGAGCACATGCTGAAATGCAGATCGCCACCCACCCCTACGATCCAGACTGCCATCCTCATTGAAACGTTGAAAGAACATCGCGCCAAGGGCGAATCCAGTAACCTTGTCAATTCCATGACCCTTGGCAGAAGATGACAAAATTGTCTGGAGCGTTTTGCAGGCAGGACTGCACCGTCCCCGGATGAACATTGTACTCAACAACCGCGCCGGTTATGCCTTCTAACCACGAGATTCTTTCTCCCAGGACGGGCTCTAGATTGTGTGTGTCGTCCATGTGGATAGTGATTGTAAGCGCTAGATGGGGTTTCCGAGGTTGGAAAAGAAGTGAGTAATAAAATTTGAGGTAGTGCTTGTAATAGAACCATCCATGGAGACGGAGACGAAAAGTCATTTAAAATAAAGAAATCCTAGACAACCCAAAAGCTAtaggagaagaagatccaaAGGGAACATCGGAGTATCTTCTTATCTAGAACTTCCCCTATTTAATCTTACACAAGACTAATCAGATCATCAAAGTCTTGCGTCCTCGAGACTAGAGGCTGCAAACGCGGCCAATTACTCTTGTTGCAATATACAGCTTGGAAGATGCTACTATTGGTAGCCGCAAATTGGAAAGAACGCGCTCAGAGAACGAAAGAAATGACACACTTCAATACTTCCAACTATCTATATGAAAAACTCCCAAGATATCCAGCGAGGCACCCTGTGGGTCACCCCGACTTGCAGACTGGGACAACCTTCTCCTTCCGGATATAGATCACAGCGTCCCCCAAATGCTTCTCGTCTCCAAGATCATACACATCGTAATGCTCCCTCATTTTTCTAGTACGGGAAGTATCAGGGTCAATGCTAGTGAGCATGTTAGCTTCGGAACCGAAGGCAAAAGGACACCTGAAACAGTCCAAGAAAACACCCACATGTGACGATCCACATCTTTGATGGCAGCCCAGATCACAATAGCGGGTCTAGCAATATTCTCGACGATTTGCTTGACAGGCACATTAGGTGCTATAGATAGCACAACTGACTGCTCAGTGACAGTGTCCCAGCCAACCGGATCCTCAACCACGTCAAATTCAAATTCGGCGAGAATTTTCTTGTCAGCAGAGGTGTTTATCGGATCCTGGATGTAGCAGtggagcttcttgctcggagCTTGTTCTCTCAGCCAGTTCTTCAGGGTCATAAGCAGTGCGTGCTGGTAGTCAGTTCGAGGGTTGTATGGCCGTGACAGGCTACCGCAGGCAAATCCGACTATAGTGTCGATCTCATGGCTACTGACATTCTGGGACAACGTCGATTTGAACTTCTTGCAGGCCTCACTGGCCTCCCAGATCCGGATCTTCTCTCCAAACTCCCGAACTACGGTCTCATGGTCACGGGTCTCATCGTCGAGCACATCATACCTCCAGTATACCACTTGTAGGGGAGAGAATCCTAACGGTCCAACGCCCCAACACCCATCGATCTCATCCTTGAGATGTCGTGCATCTTTGTATTCTATGCCAAGCTTCATGCTAGGTAGTATCAGCCTGGATTGTCGTCGGGATGCAAGAAGTCACATCAAGCATAAGGTGCATCTCCTACCCGGCAAATTTCCCTTCGGCCTTTGGTACCACACCTTCAATTGTGTCCCCGTTAAGATCCTCGATGACGATTTTCCCTCCCGTAGCGGGTAGACCTTTCAACTGCTCCCCAAGCTCTCgaatcctttttttggggaaGAACAGTCTGCCGGACTCATACCAGGCATCGATGCGCGCTTTCGCTTCCTCCATTGTTGGTTGTACACGGGACTCCAGGCTAGTAGAAGTGCCTGACTGGAGCTTGAAATGCAACAGCTCCAAGCGCATTATACCCATGATGTAAGAGGTTGCATTCAGTCTTGATGAAGTCGGAACCTGGGTTGATGGTCAAAAATCTTCTAGGGGGCCAGCTCCATCCTGGTACACTCGGGGGGAAATCGTTCAAAATATCCCACGCCGTTCACCTCTGGCAGTGTTCAGTGCATCACATCTCACACCGTCTATCGGACTTGCGTGACAAGTTAGCATCCACTTAGTGAGGATTCTTTACCCAACTGTTTCAGTTAGTCCTGTTCCGGGTTTTGGTTGGACAACAGCTTTCGAGAAATTGACTTTGTAACAAACGGGTGGACGCAACAAAGCGACTGGCCTACAAGAAAACATAATACAAGACTCAAAGGTTCGCAACTTTCTGAATTTTGGTGATAGTCTGACAGAACATACACTTCGCTTATTACTACAAGAAGTAGACTTGGTAGACTCAGGAGTCGTAGTGTACCATGCGCCACGCGCCTAGGGATACAGAACAAGAGAAATAGCAATCGGTGGTTTGGGAATAGAGACAGAGGAGGGGCAACTCTGGACAAGTTGGCAGAGCCATTCTCTGTCTTTTCGGTACACAAGGCCAGTTGCGCAAGCGCAACACGAAGGAATTGTTGGAGCAGAGTCCAACGAGATTACCAATCAATCGGTTGGGCGACGTACTGAAATGTTATTGAAGAGGTCGTTTGTGATGAGAAAATGTGAAACTGATAGGGTGGACAAGGGAAGCAGACCCGAATGAATCTATGGCTACACATGTCTGATATGATATGGCTCTAAAAGATAAATATCTCAACcccaagggaaaaaaaaccatgtAACGCCGCCGCAGCCATGCAAGGTATCATCGCAAAGCACATTTAGTCCGAATTCCAGAACCAGCCAGAACCTGATCTCTTGGGAGATAAATACATGAGAGAAGTGTAAAAAACGAATCGAAGCTCAAGGACGCTCGACGAGGACTGAATATTTGCAGCCGGGCCTAGAGATGCCCGTGTAACTTGAATCGGTAGATGCAGGTGTGCTTGGCACCCCAATTTGAAGTAACTCGGAAAACAACCTTGTCGACACGGATTGTTGAGACGTCGACTATGGTGTTGAGCTTGAATGTCTGCACGTAGTCTGGGCTGTGGAGGTCATATTCGACCTTCCCGATGCGGTAGAAGTTGGGGCCGAGAACTGGGTCGTCTGAGTAAGCGCTTGGAGGCTCGAAGGGGTTGCTTCGACGCAATAGATCCATCACCAACCCATGAAGTGAGCCGATTCCAGGAATAAGGAATCCTCCAAGTCCTGTTTCGCGGGAGGAAGGTGCCTGGGTTGACGGTGGCGCTTGTGACACCGTGGCATCACCGAAGAGTTTCAGGAAACCACGGCTAGGTCTAGCCTCAGGTGTTGGTCTGGCTTTGACTGGTGCTTTGTGGGGGTTCACTTTGAAGCGAGCCCACAGCTCGATTGTTCGAGGTGCTGCCTCTGGTTCCAGAGAGGCGCCCACGGGAATGTGCTCGACTACCAACTCTTCTGCCACAATGTCCCGGCCTAGAAGTACAGATAGCTGGGTCGTTCCATTGCGAGGAGCACTGCACCAACAGTCTCCGACCTCTTCCCACGTGCTGAGGGCAGAAATGGGAGATTGCGGTGCTCGAATGGAGCGCCTGGTTGCAAACGAACTTGCCCAGAGGAGTGCTCGGAAAGTAGCGCCGTGTTTGGGACCTAAAGTCGGCGAGGTTTTCGCTGGGTCAATAATTGCCCCCAACGCCACCGAAAGGAAATTGACTTTGTAGACCGGTTTCCGATGAAGGCTTGCATCTGTGGGCGTCGAATCATGAATATTGGAAAATGGCTGTTCTGATCGAACAGAACTGATCTCATTTGACAAGGATGACATCTGAATGTCCAGTTTTGAGATCTGGCTCCGAAGGCTGTGGAAAACTTCCGGTTGAGCGATGCTTATGTTGGAAGACGAATCCCAATCAAAAGCACCGTGGTCTAGATATGCGCGAAGTTTCACGGCAATCAGGGGCATGAAAATAAAGCTCAGGAACAAAAGGAAACAGAAGGCGCACCGAATCCAATTATGATAGGGGCCCTTCATCACCGCTTCGAATGCCTGCATCCAGCTTTTTCGGCGTACCTCGCTGGGGGGTTCATTATGACTTTGGGTCTCCTGACCTTGGGGCCGCACTGCTCCTAGCCATCGACGCAAGAAACTTTCCTTGGGGACATCCGGCTCTAAATCATGGTATATTGCCGATTCAAACTTgacatcttcttcctcttcttctacCTCCTCGGGGACATTAGCCAAGCCAGAAATTCGTCGAGGGGGCGCTGTGATGTTGCGTCCATGTTTGCTTGGTCGCGTTCTTTGCAAGTCATCTTCGTTGATATCACGTTCCAGATTCCAAGACGCCTCAGATGCATTGTCAACGGAGCTGTGGCGGAATGGCGAGCTGCTACCCAGCGGACTATGAATGTGAGATCCCGCCCGTTGAAGCGGCGAGGGATATAGTGGTGAGTTCGATAACGGACGTTGCAATGGGGGTCGAGCGTCCGGGCTAGAGTCTGTGGAGACCGAATGTGGAACAGGAGGCGAAGGAGTTTTATCGGAGCGTTCATCTGCCGCAATGTGCAGGGACTGCTGAAGCTGAACTTCGTCAGGGGTTGGCTCACGCTTTGACTGACGTGCTTGGGAgccttgcttcttttttgtAGCGGCTGTCCGCTTCCGAGCAACCTCAAGACGGGCATCGACTACTCCAGCCATCTGATCGATTCCAATATTGGGCCGTATCGACATTCGCTGAGGTAATGCTGTGGTAGTAGCAGCGCCATAGTTAAACGATGCCTGGACTGGAACGCTAGGCAAATCAGGCCCTTGCACAAGGTCCAGTATGGACTCAAATTCGGGTTGTTGATGTGGTCGTTGGGGAGTCGCGCCAGCCCGGCGCGTAGCACGTTTGGGCGGCATCTGCACTTTAATCCTCTAGAATGGATTCTAAAGGAGTGCTTTGTTCTTGTTTCGTGCCTGGTTGGGAGGTCAGCTTTTTGAGACTAGATAGGTAAAGCAAAACAGAAACAGACAATGGGACATGGTCAAAATATCAGTTGAAACCTTGGGAATACCAAACAATGACTGAGAGCGAACATCCACATGTTCATGTATCAAAACATAATGCGACATGAACTGGAATTGGCGCCACGAGAGCAAGTATGGCGGACCAGAGCCATTGGTTCCCACAAGTATTAAGCAAGAGAAAGATGCGACAATGTTTTCAGACTTACCACAGAACAGAATGTCAATGTAGACTCCGAAGCCTGTAGATCGCGACCCCGGAGAGACGCGCAGACGCGACGGGAACGTGACTTGCAGCTTCTAGCTACCAGCTTCCGAGGGTGATGGCACCAAAAAGGTCGAGGAGTGTTCGCTTTGTTTCAAGAAGACCGAGATTCTGGGTCTGGCTGCCAGGAATCCGGGGGATAACTCAGGAGGTTGGGTGAAGCGAGTGAAAAGTAGATGAGGAAAAAGGGTGGAGGCGCAACTCTGAGGATCACTGAAGAATCTCAACTCTCGACTTTCGGAGCTGTATATGTACCGTCGAGCTCTCTGCATGAAACCTCATGTTCTTTATATTTCTGCTGTTCTTTAAAGACTGCAGTCTTACTTCCATAGTCTTTGTTGGTCAGATCTCTTTGTCAACCTTGCGCCTCGGACTGGTACAATCTTGCTATTTTTGTTTCATCTGCCTTGATTGAAGGACTTTGTTCATGTATACAAATAACCAACGTGATCCTGCTCCTGATTCGCCCGGTCGCTACTAAGACATAGAATACTATACAACGGTCGCAAAAAGGTTGAGGTGAGAGAGAGCAAGGAAATGTGACCCCCCAAGTATGCACCTCCTTTTGAAAGGGGATCCTACATGTCTAACACGTCCAGGCAGCCATAGTGCCGTCTTTACGCCCCTCCACGAGGTAGCCGTCCTTAAGACAAACCCGCTCGACGGTCGCAGGGAGTGGCCCATCGTCGTCAAGCCCGACACCTGGACCGCAGTCCCAGTGGTTACCATCGGCCTTGTCGTAGACCTTGACCACACTCTCTCCGGCAGCTGCCACGATTCGTTTGGAGTCGAACATCATGTCGGTGATTGGCTTGTCGTAGGCATAAGCGTCGTAAATAGAGCCCATACGTAGATCCCAAATCTAGAACAGTTAGAAACAGTGGCTGAGCGAGAGAAACATAATCGAGTGCTTACCCGGATGCTGCGATCGAGACTACCCGTGACCAGATGCACATCGTCAAACTGTAGACATGTGACTGGCCCCGTGTGTCCTACAAGGCTACGATGGACATGACCACTGCGCAAATCCCAGAGGCGGACCATGCCATCTGCTGTACCGCATGCCAGCGCAGCGTCAAAGCACTGCACTGCGCCAATAAAGTCGGCCGAAGCATCGGGCATGCGACCCGATGGTCGCCAGTCGGAGTCTCCGGTCACGGACGACGATGACTGGGCGGACGCCCACAAAACGTCCAGAGTTTGGACACAGCGGCCTTTGACAAGATCCCATTGTCTGAGTGTCTTGTCTGCAGATCCTGAAATGAGGGTATCACCCTTGAAATGAATCGCTGTCACCTCGTCGACGTGTGCCTCGAGGGAGAATACGTTACAGTCTTCGAGGTTAGAGGACGGCGGTACTGGGAAATTGTGCTCTGCAGCTCCCTCCTCTTGGTCACGCTCATGCTTGTTGAGGCGTCCATCCCGGGTAGCGGGCCGAGCACGACTCAGGTCCCACAGCTTGACGGAGGCATCCATGGACCCTGTGGCCACGATGTTATCCATTACTTGCAGACATCGAACCGAGGCATTGTGGCCCTCCAAGAAACCGGAGCATCGGCCCCCATTCATGTCCCAAACTCTCACAGTATCATCTAGTGCAGCGCTGACCATAGTGCCAAATGGATAGTCGAAGTCGATCGCCGCGACCATGTCGGTGTGCGCTTCTATTTCCTTGATCAAAGACCCTGGGGCGAAGTGTTCATGTAGGATTGGCATCGACCGTTTCCCTAAATCTGCTGTCAGTTGTGATAGGCATACTAGACCGGAGGATTCCATACGGTTAGATCGATGTCGTAGACTTTTGGATGAAGGCGAGGGGATCTTCTCATAAATCGATTCTGACATGAACGAAGCGTCCATCGCTGGATCTCCCGACAACGCAACGGGACCATCCTGGCCGTCTGACCGCGGCGTCGCAATTGATGTGTCCTGTGATTCCTCCTCTTCTGGTAAATCTTCCAATTTATTCTCGAGATCCGTCACTGTTCGATGTTAATCAGCTTTCTCTCCATGATCCCTTTTGTTGATATGTCGACCCACGTTCTTGCTCCAATCCCGCTTCGTCCATTTCCAAGCCGGCCAATCGATCGAGGACAATCTTGCGCATTTTGTGCAAGTTGGCAACCTTGTTATCAATTTCATGGATCTCCGCACTGCACATATTCTTGCGAATTCCCATCAACTCCAATTTGCGACTCAGCGATTTCCGCTGATCCTTTAGCCCGGCCGCGCCGGCAGTCAAGGTGCCACCTCTCTCGGCGTCCTTGAGAAGCTTCCCCTTGGAGCTTCGCCTTCGGTGTCGCTTCTTCTCCGGCACATCATCTGGAACGGAGGCCTGGAAGCCTTGGAAAAGGGAGTAGGAGCTGGTATCTTCGGGGATGTTGGCGAGAAGATCGTCCGGGAGGGATGAAAGGGCACGCGACTGGATCTCGGTGGTCGAAAGCTTTGAGCGGACAAGGTCGGATGGTGTTGTTTGTGTTAGAGAGAACACCCTGCGCTGCGTGGCCGGTCGCCGTAACTCGCGGTGGATGCCGGTCATGGCATTGTGCAAGTGGCCGGTGCTCTGTTCGCCCGGACCCATCAGGTGTTCCGCGGTTGTTGTGACTTTTCGTCCGAATGCCTCAATGTGACGAGTCTGCAATCACCGCAGATGAAATCCAATCAGCCTGCAGTTTGGTGGTGGGGGTGCCATCGGAaggtggaaaaaaaaagcctacCGTTAAGCCGGTACCCAGAAGGCCGTCGCCCTCGACGATGTCTGACAGACCCGACGGCGAGTCGTCACGGCGCTGGTTCTCCATAAAACGGAGATTATCCTTGGGCTCAACCAAAACCCATGCGATATGAGGAGAGGAAAGTTGGGAAGCTTGCGGTAGGTTGAAGCAAAAGACTTGGTGTCCCACGCGGGTTTACCGCATTCCCCGGTTACTGCCGTATGGTACTTTTACAGACTGAAACCAGCCCAGGCGCCTTTTGCTTTCGACTGAATCTGGATTGTTTCGGTCCGCATCGGATCAAAATGCAAGGATGGCAACATTTGTTGATTTTAGCTCGATTGTGGTGTTCCTGCAAGTGCCTGGGTCGCATTTGGTCCAAAGTACCAAATGCCATAGCTCGTTCTATACCAGACCCTTCGAAGGCTCACGTCTGTTCACCGGTTTTTCTATTTGTAAATTGAGGAACCCTGCCTATGAGAATATGTAGGCTTTTTGACACAGCTGATGAaaattttcttctcttctgcgATACATAAATGGGAGGACTAGCGGAGTAAACTTGAGGTATCCGGAAACAACCTCGCAGTCCCGCAGACTCTCTCCATCTACACATCACCACATATCAAGACATGGATACCGCCATTGACCTCTCCGATGCCCTCAAGGCATTGGACCTTGCTAATATTCGATTTCAGTTGATGTGAGCTCCCACTTTCCTCTTGCTAAAAGACTCCCAACCTCTTTTCCCCGCCCCCGCTATGATCTTCAAGACACACTATATCCCGACACACTATATTCCTCAAACCCTCAAACAGCAGCTAATCTCCCAGCCCCTCAGTCGACTAGAAGACACAATTACCTTCCATTTGATCGAACGGGTTCAATTCCCGCTGAACAAGACCGTCTATGTCCCCGGCGGCGTTAAGATTCCCAACAGCGAGCTCAGTCTGCTAGACTACCTGCTCCGCGAACAAGAGCGCATACAGTCCCGAGTTCGCCGCTACCAATCACCAGACGAGTACCCATTCTTCCCGGACGTGCTTGAAGAACCGATCCTGCAGCCGCTGGAATACCCGCGCATCTTGCACGAGAACGATGTCTGCGTCAACGACGTGATCAAGGAACGGTACATCCGCGAGGTCCTGCCGGCAGTGTGTCCCAAATTTGGACGGGAGGACCGTGGTGAGACGCAGGAGAACTACGGCTCCTCGGCGACCTGCGACGTCGCTTGTTTGCAGGCGTTGTCGCGCCGCATTCATTTTGGAAAGTTTGTTGCTGAGTCGAAGTTCCAGAAAGACCCCGAGACTTTTGTGCGTTTGATCAAGGCCGAGGATCGGGCGGGGATCGATGCTGCTATTACCAATTCTGCCGTTGAGCTGAAGGTTCTTGAGCGCTTGGGTCTCAAGGCGAAGACTTACGGCACCGATCCTGCTTTTCCCGATGAAAATGGACCCAAAATTAACATTGATGCTGTCGTTGCTATGTACAAGGTGCGAAGAAACATTTggaatttttcttttgagTATTTGATCACTGACTTTGCTACTTTAATAGGAATGTGTCATCCCATTGACCAAGAT
Above is a genomic segment from Penicillium digitatum chromosome 3, complete sequence containing:
- a CDS encoding Aldolase-type TIM barrel yields the protein MASERAIDREERQGLRAIRDFLKARNSYDVLPLSFRLIIFDTSLSVKESLNILIQNGIVSAPLWDSKASKFAGLLTTSDYINVIQYYFQNPAALDQIDQFRLDSLREVEKALGVAPPETVSIDPERPLYDACRRMLESRARRIPLVTSDSQTERPHVLSVITQYRILKFVAVNVPDTQQLRRPLGELLLGSYDNVATASMDTPVIDVIHILVERSISSVPIVNSEGVVYNVFESVDVITLIKGGFYDDLSLTVGEALKKRSPGFPGIYTCSLNDGLDTIFDTIRKSRVHRLVVVDEHFKLKGVLTLSDILHYILLEGENEEA
- a CDS encoding Aldolase-type TIM barrel, coding for MGIMRLELLHFKLQSGTSTSLESRVQPTMEEAKARIDAWYESGRLFFPKKRIRELGEQLKGLPATGGKIVIEDLNGDTIEGVVPKAEGKFAGMKLGIEYKDARHLKDEIDGCWGVGPLGFSPLQVVYWRYDVLDDETRDHETVVREFGEKIRIWEASEACKKFKSTLSQNVSSHEIDTIVGFACGSLSRPYNPRTDYQHALLMTLKNWLREQAPSKKLHCYIQDPINTSADKKILAEFEFDVVEDPVGWDTVTEQSVVLSIAPNVPVKQIVENIARPAIVIWAAIKDVDRHIIDPDTSRTRKMREHYDVYDLGDEKHLGDAVIYIRKEKVVPVCKSG
- a CDS encoding Sad1/UNC-like, C-terminal, producing the protein MPPKRATRRAGATPQRPHQQPEFESILDLVQGPDLPSVPVQASFNYGAATTTALPQRMSIRPNIGIDQMAGVVDARLEVARKRTAATKKKQGSQARQSKREPTPDEVQLQQSLHIAADERSDKTPSPPVPHSVSTDSSPDARPPLQRPLSNSPLYPSPLQRAGSHIHSPLGSSSPFRHSSVDNASEASWNLERDINEDDLQRTRPSKHGRNITAPPRRISGLANVPEEVEEEEEDVKFESAIYHDLEPDVPKESFLRRWLGAVRPQGQETQSHNEPPSEVRRKSWMQAFEAVMKGPYHNWIRCAFCFLLFLSFIFMPLIAVKLRAYLDHGAFDWDSSSNISIAQPEVFHSLRSQISKLDIQMSSLSNEISSVRSEQPFSNIHDSTPTDASLHRKPVYKVNFLSVALGAIIDPAKTSPTLGPKHGATFRALLWASSFATRRSIRAPQSPISALSTWEEVGDCWCSAPRNGTTQLSVLLGRDIVAEELVVEHIPVGASLEPEAAPRTIELWARFKVNPHKAPVKARPTPEARPSRGFLKLFGDATVSQAPPSTQAPSSRETGLGGFLIPGIGSLHGLVMDLLRRSNPFEPPSAYSDDPVLGPNFYRIGKVEYDLHSPDYVQTFKLNTIVDVSTIRVDKVVFRVTSNWGAKHTCIYRFKLHGHL
- a CDS encoding WD repeat-containing protein; this translates as MENQRRDDSPSGLSDIVEGDGLLGTGLTTRHIEAFGRKVTTTAEHLMGPGEQSTGHLHNAMTGIHRELRRPATQRRVFSLTQTTPSDLVRSKLSTTEIQSRALSSLPDDLLANIPEDTSSYSLFQGFQASVPDDVPEKKRHRRRSSKGKLLKDAERGGTLTAGAAGLKDQRKSLSRKLELMGIRKNMCSAEIHEIDNKVANLHKMRKIVLDRLAGLEMDEAGLEQELTDLENKLEDLPEEEESQDTSIATPRSDGQDGPVALSGDPAMDASFMSESIYEKIPSPSSKSLRHRSNRKRSMPILHEHFAPGSLIKEIEAHTDMVAAIDFDYPFGTMVSAALDDTVRVWDMNGGRCSGFLEGHNASVRCLQVMDNIVATGSMDASVKLWDLSRARPATRDGRLNKHERDQEEGAAEHNFPVPPSSNLEDCNVFSLEAHVDEVTAIHFKGDTLISGSADKTLRQWDLVKGRCVQTLDVLWASAQSSSSVTGDSDWRPSGRMPDASADFIGAVQCFDAALACGTADGMVRLWDLRSGHVHRSLVGHTGPVTCLQFDDVHLVTGSLDRSIRIWDLRMGSIYDAYAYDKPITDMMFDSKRIVAAAGESVVKVYDKADGNHWDCGPGVGLDDDGPLPATVERVCLKDGYLVEGRKDGTMAAWTSRSCKSRSRRVCASLRGRDLQASESTLTFCSVARNKNKALL
- a CDS encoding Chorismate mutase; translation: MDTAIDLSDALKALDLANIRFQLIRLEDTITFHLIERVQFPLNKTVYVPGGVKIPNSELSLLDYLLREQERIQSRVRRYQSPDEYPFFPDVLEEPILQPLEYPRILHENDVCVNDVIKERYIREVLPAVCPKFGREDRGETQENYGSSATCDVACLQALSRRIHFGKFVAESKFQKDPETFVRLIKAEDRAGIDAAITNSAVELKVLERLGLKAKTYGTDPAFPDENGPKINIDAVVAMYKECVIPLTKIVEVEYLMQRLKGTQWE